A window of the Verminephrobacter eiseniae EF01-2 genome harbors these coding sequences:
- a CDS encoding acyl-CoA thioesterase: protein MTSPASTSCACVPAAARPAPQARSAYRVFRCIATRWADNDMYGHVNNVVYYGWFDTAVNAHLIEQGVLDIHAGQTIGLVVETRCNYFAPLAFPQTVEAGIRVARLGGSSVCYELGLFAQGAPLTAAAGHFIHVYVDRASRRPVPLPPALRAVLQALVMPG, encoded by the coding sequence ATGACCTCGCCCGCCAGCACCTCTTGCGCCTGCGTCCCCGCAGCGGCCCGTCCGGCCCCCCAGGCGCGCAGCGCCTACCGCGTGTTTCGCTGCATCGCCACCCGCTGGGCGGACAACGACATGTACGGCCATGTGAACAATGTCGTGTACTACGGCTGGTTCGATACGGCGGTGAATGCGCACTTGATCGAGCAGGGTGTGCTCGACATCCATGCCGGCCAGACCATTGGTCTGGTCGTCGAAACCCGGTGCAATTATTTTGCCCCGCTGGCCTTTCCGCAGACCGTGGAGGCGGGCATCCGCGTGGCGCGCCTGGGCGGCTCCAGCGTCTGCTACGAGTTGGGCCTGTTCGCGCAGGGCGCGCCGCTCACGGCGGCGGCAGGCCATTTCATCCATGTGTATGTCGATCGCGCAAGCCGCCGGCCGGTGCCGCTGCCGCCGGCTTTGCGCGCTGTGCTGCAGGCCCTGGTGATGCCGGGCTGA
- the pncB gene encoding nicotinate phosphoribosyltransferase, with the protein MIITSLLDTDLYKFTMMQVVLHQFPGAQVEYRFKCRNPGVQLAPYVAEIRGEIRSLCSLQFQDAELDYLRSMRFIKSDFVDFLGLFRLNEKYISVAPRPGGEIDICIRGPWLHTILFEIPVLAIVNEVYFRNTQKVPDFPEGRRRLDAKIALLQAEGLEELKIADYGTRRRFSRAWHEEVLRVLVARLGTGDQCAEAPAGPGQFAGTSNVLYAMKLGVTPLGTMAHEYLQACQALGPRLRDSQVFGFEIWAREYRGDLGIALSDVYGMSAFLRDFDLYFCKLFDGARQDSGDPFAWGERLLAHYRKLRVDPQSKTLIFSDALTVTRTIELYRQFRGRCQLAFGIGTHLTNDLGSPPAHEPLQVVIKMTRCNGQPVAKLADSPGKGMCDDEKYLAYLRQVFDIPAQA; encoded by the coding sequence ATGATCATCACCAGCTTGCTCGACACCGATCTGTACAAGTTCACCATGATGCAGGTGGTGCTGCACCAGTTTCCGGGCGCGCAGGTCGAATACCGCTTCAAGTGCCGCAACCCGGGCGTGCAACTGGCGCCATACGTTGCCGAGATCCGGGGCGAGATCCGGTCGCTGTGCAGCCTGCAGTTTCAGGACGCCGAGCTCGACTACCTGCGCTCGATGCGCTTCATCAAGAGCGATTTCGTCGATTTCCTCGGTCTGTTCAGGCTCAACGAGAAATACATCAGCGTCGCCCCCCGGCCTGGCGGCGAGATCGATATCTGCATTCGCGGGCCGTGGCTGCACACCATCTTGTTCGAGATTCCGGTGCTGGCCATCGTCAACGAGGTGTACTTTCGCAACACGCAAAAGGTGCCCGATTTTCCCGAAGGGCGCAGACGGCTCGATGCCAAGATCGCGCTGTTGCAGGCCGAGGGCCTGGAGGAGTTGAAGATCGCCGATTACGGCACGCGCCGGCGCTTTAGCCGCGCCTGGCATGAGGAGGTCTTGCGCGTGCTGGTGGCCCGCCTGGGCACGGGCGACCAGTGTGCCGAAGCGCCCGCTGGCCCGGGGCAGTTTGCCGGCACCAGCAATGTGCTGTATGCGATGAAACTGGGCGTGACGCCGCTGGGCACGATGGCGCATGAGTATCTGCAAGCCTGCCAGGCCCTGGGCCCGCGGTTGCGCGACAGCCAGGTGTTCGGCTTCGAGATATGGGCCAGGGAATACCGGGGGGACCTGGGCATCGCGCTGTCCGATGTGTACGGCATGAGTGCGTTCCTGCGCGACTTCGACCTGTACTTCTGCAAGCTCTTCGATGGCGCGCGCCAGGACAGCGGCGACCCGTTTGCCTGGGGCGAGCGCCTGCTGGCCCATTACCGCAAGCTGCGCGTGGACCCGCAGAGCAAGACGCTGATCTTCAGCGATGCGCTGACGGTGACGCGCACCATCGAGTTGTACCGGCAGTTCCGGGGCCGCTGCCAGTTGGCCTTCGGCATCGGCACCCACCTGACCAACGACCTGGGCAGCCCGCCTGCGCATGAGCCGCTGCAAGTGGTCATCAAGATGACGCGCTGCAACGGGCAGCCGGTGGCCAAACTGGCCGACTCGCCGGGCAAGGGCATGTGCGACGACGAGAAGTACCTGGCCTATCTGCGCCAGGTGTTTGACATCCCGGCGCAGGCATGA
- a CDS encoding sodium:proton antiporter, whose protein sequence is MTLPRGPLVAVFLALLPGMGRAADIDGATLSLLWGLPFAGILLSIALLPLFAPIFWHHHFGKVAAAWALAFLLPFALCFGPAAAGTSLVHAALAEYIPFVLLLTALFTVAGGIYVRGNLHGSPGLNTAILAIGAVLASFMGTTGASMLMIRPLLRANDNRKHVAHVVVFFIFIVSNAGGSLTPLGDPPLFLGFLNGIDFFWTARHILPETLFLVGALLLIFFALDTWFYHRREELLPADPTPDDRAIGFDGKANFALLGLVVALVLLSGIWKSPLSWHIAGAQVGLPGLVRDLGLVLVTLLSLRITPAQVHADNRFGWAPMQEVAKLFAGIFLTIIPVIAMLRAGIDGPFGAIVAAVTRPDGQPDPAMYFWASGLLSSFLDNAPTYLVFFNIAGGDPAVLMTRLAPTLAAISAGAVFMGANSYIGNAPNLMVKAIAEDRGVKMPGFFAYMLWAGAILVPLFIAMTFIWFR, encoded by the coding sequence ATGACCCTCCCGCGCGGCCCGCTGGTTGCCGTTTTTCTTGCGCTGCTGCCGGGCATGGGCCGGGCGGCCGATATCGACGGCGCCACGCTGTCCTTGCTGTGGGGCCTGCCCTTTGCCGGCATTTTGCTGTCGATTGCGCTGCTGCCGTTGTTCGCGCCGATCTTCTGGCACCACCATTTCGGCAAAGTGGCTGCGGCTTGGGCGCTGGCGTTTTTGCTGCCTTTTGCGCTCTGCTTCGGGCCTGCGGCGGCGGGCACGAGTCTGGTGCACGCGGCCCTGGCCGAGTACATCCCGTTCGTGCTTTTGCTGACCGCGCTGTTCACCGTGGCGGGGGGCATCTACGTCCGGGGCAATCTGCATGGCAGCCCGGGGCTGAACACGGCCATTTTGGCCATCGGGGCGGTGCTGGCCAGTTTCATGGGCACCACGGGCGCGTCGATGCTGATGATCCGCCCGCTGCTGCGCGCCAACGACAACCGCAAGCATGTCGCGCATGTGGTGGTGTTCTTCATCTTCATCGTCTCCAACGCCGGGGGGTCGCTGACACCGCTGGGCGATCCGCCGCTGTTCCTGGGCTTTCTCAATGGCATCGATTTCTTCTGGACGGCGCGGCATATCCTGCCCGAGACGCTGTTCCTGGTGGGCGCGCTGCTGCTCATCTTCTTCGCGCTCGACACATGGTTCTACCACCGCCGTGAAGAACTGCTGCCGGCCGACCCCACGCCGGACGACCGGGCCATCGGCTTTGACGGCAAGGCCAACTTTGCGCTGCTGGGCCTGGTGGTGGCGCTGGTGCTGCTCAGCGGCATCTGGAAGTCGCCGCTGTCCTGGCACATTGCCGGCGCGCAGGTCGGTCTGCCCGGCCTGGTGCGCGATCTGGGCCTGGTCCTGGTGACGCTGCTGTCGCTGCGCATCACCCCCGCGCAGGTGCATGCGGACAACCGCTTCGGCTGGGCGCCGATGCAGGAGGTGGCCAAGCTGTTCGCGGGCATCTTCCTGACCATCATCCCGGTGATCGCGATGCTCAGGGCCGGCATCGACGGCCCGTTTGGCGCCATCGTCGCGGCCGTCACGCGCCCCGATGGCCAGCCCGATCCGGCCATGTACTTCTGGGCCTCGGGCCTGCTCAGTTCGTTTCTGGACAACGCGCCCACCTATTTGGTCTTTTTCAACATCGCCGGCGGCGACCCTGCGGTGCTGATGACCCGGCTGGCGCCGACGCTGGCGGCGATCTCGGCCGGCGCGGTGTTCATGGGGGCCAACTCCTACATCGGCAATGCGCCGAATCTGATGGTCAAGGCCATCGCCGAGGACCGGGGTGTGAAAATGCCCGGGTTTTTTGCTTACATGCTGTGGGCGGGCGCCATTTTGGTGCCGCTGTTCATCGCCATGACTTTCATCTGGTTCCGTTGA
- a CDS encoding 2-hydroxyacid dehydrogenase: protein MSNKPRILVARAIFPDIVDLLRQHFEVEDNPDDILWNPAELAARLADKDGAFTTGSQRIDAALMAAAPRLRVVANMAVGYNNFDVEAMSAAGVQGTNAPDVLTETTADFGFALLMATARRITESEHYLRAGRWTEWRYDLFAGADIHGSTLGIIGMGRIGQGIARRGAHGFGMQVLYHNRSRLAPELEARCKARYLGKQELLRTADHVVLVLPYTPEARHLIAAAELALMKPTATLVNIARGGIVDDAALAAALRERRIAAAGLDVFEGEPRVHPDLLTLPNVVLTPHIASSTVPTRRAMARLAADNLIAFFDGRGPLTPVNTPQARAAAARSSQGLE, encoded by the coding sequence ATGAGCAACAAGCCCCGCATCCTGGTCGCGCGCGCGATCTTTCCCGACATCGTCGACCTGCTGCGCCAGCACTTCGAGGTCGAAGACAACCCCGATGACATCCTCTGGAACCCGGCCGAACTGGCTGCCAGGCTGGCCGACAAGGACGGCGCCTTCACCACCGGCAGCCAGCGCATCGACGCGGCGCTGATGGCCGCCGCGCCGCGGCTGAGGGTCGTGGCCAACATGGCCGTGGGCTACAACAACTTCGATGTCGAGGCGATGAGCGCCGCAGGCGTGCAGGGCACGAACGCGCCCGACGTGCTGACCGAGACCACGGCCGACTTCGGCTTTGCGTTGCTGATGGCCACCGCCCGCCGCATCACCGAGAGCGAGCATTACCTGCGCGCCGGCCGATGGACCGAATGGCGCTACGACCTGTTTGCCGGCGCCGACATCCACGGCAGCACGCTGGGCATCATCGGCATGGGCCGCATCGGCCAGGGCATTGCCCGGCGTGGCGCGCATGGCTTTGGCATGCAGGTGCTCTATCACAACCGCTCACGCCTGGCGCCCGAGTTGGAGGCGCGATGCAAGGCCCGCTACCTGGGCAAGCAAGAGCTGCTGCGCACGGCCGACCATGTGGTGCTGGTGCTGCCATACACGCCCGAAGCGCGGCACCTGATTGCTGCGGCCGAACTGGCGCTGATGAAGCCCACGGCCACGCTGGTCAATATTGCGCGCGGCGGCATCGTCGATGACGCGGCGCTGGCGGCGGCGCTGCGCGAGCGGCGCATCGCAGCGGCGGGCCTGGATGTGTTCGAGGGCGAACCCCGGGTGCACCCGGACCTGCTCACGCTGCCCAACGTGGTGCTCACGCCCCACATCGCCAGTTCCACCGTGCCCACGCGCCGGGCCATGGCGCGCCTGGCTGCCGACAACCTGATCGCCTTCTTCGACGGGCGCGGCCCGCTCACCCCGGTGAATACGCCGCAGGCCCGGGCCGCAGCCGCGCGCTCGAGCCAGGGCCTGGAATGA
- the rmuC gene encoding DNA recombination protein RmuC yields the protein MTTDMLIVLAALALALLLLVVWLLLRRLLLAQWQAGLQALDDKALATQLVFTNKLEQIASALDGRALATHLAVVKNDGTIDALARQLDGLTQATQQTLEGLRQVVDERLAQAVAESRSGRTELLAAFGTFEASLGQRQMALGATLEQRFDGQQQAVAGRLEESNKALLAHLAQGQADSATARKELSDTLTGFRTELTTTTAALVKQSGESRQAMGESAALFEQRIQERFEALTAGTRQTLDSLKGDVQAQLGSMANALKNQLEANGLQITNQFSVLQDAVSQQLAGLVQGSGHNAEQLRNTLNERLAAIQADNASKLEAMRRTVDEKLHATLEQRLGESFKLVSERLEQVHKGLGEMQTLAGSVGDLKRVMTNVKSRGTWGEMQLGAIIENVLTPEQFARNVKTVPGSDELVEFAIRLPGKSDEHPVWLPIDAKYPVEQYQRLLDAQDAADKAAIASAGNAFETSVRLEARKIFAKYVSPPHTTDFAVLYLPTESLFAEVMRRPGLVEAVQNECRVMITGPANLAAMLNSLQMGFRTLAIEKRSSEVWSLLGSVKTEFAKFGEAVEATKKSIDTAAKKFDEVGVRTRAIQRRLRAVQDLPAPGADLALATAALPVPEDELP from the coding sequence TTGACGACTGACATGCTCATCGTGCTGGCCGCGCTGGCCCTGGCGTTGCTGCTGCTCGTGGTGTGGCTGCTGCTGCGCCGTCTGCTGCTTGCCCAATGGCAGGCGGGCCTGCAAGCGCTGGACGACAAGGCGCTGGCCACGCAACTGGTGTTCACGAACAAACTGGAGCAGATCGCGTCGGCGCTGGACGGCAGGGCGTTGGCCACGCATCTGGCGGTGGTCAAGAACGATGGCACGATCGACGCGCTGGCGCGGCAACTGGACGGCTTGACCCAGGCCACGCAGCAGACGCTGGAGGGCCTGCGCCAGGTCGTGGATGAGCGTCTGGCGCAGGCCGTGGCCGAATCGCGCAGCGGCCGGACCGAACTGCTCGCCGCCTTCGGCACGTTCGAGGCCAGCCTGGGGCAGCGGCAGATGGCGCTGGGCGCCACGCTGGAGCAACGCTTCGATGGCCAGCAACAAGCCGTGGCGGGCCGGCTGGAAGAAAGCAACAAGGCGCTGCTGGCGCATCTGGCCCAGGGCCAGGCGGATTCGGCCACGGCACGCAAGGAACTGTCGGACACGCTCACCGGCTTTCGCACCGAACTGACCACCACCACCGCCGCGCTGGTGAAACAGAGCGGCGAATCGCGCCAGGCCATGGGCGAGAGCGCGGCGCTGTTCGAGCAACGCATCCAGGAGCGCTTCGAGGCCCTGACTGCCGGCACGCGCCAGACGCTCGACTCGCTCAAGGGCGATGTCCAGGCCCAATTGGGCAGCATGGCGAATGCGCTGAAGAATCAGTTGGAGGCCAACGGCTTGCAGATCACCAACCAGTTCTCGGTGTTGCAGGACGCCGTCTCGCAGCAACTCGCCGGCCTGGTGCAAGGCAGCGGGCACAACGCCGAGCAGTTGCGCAATACGCTCAACGAGCGCCTGGCCGCGATACAGGCCGACAACGCCAGCAAGCTCGAAGCCATGCGCCGCACGGTGGACGAAAAGCTCCACGCCACGCTGGAGCAGCGCCTGGGCGAATCCTTCAAGCTCGTCAGCGAACGGCTGGAACAGGTGCACAAAGGCCTGGGCGAAATGCAGACCCTGGCGGGCAGCGTGGGCGACTTGAAGCGCGTGATGACCAACGTCAAGTCGCGCGGCACCTGGGGCGAGATGCAGTTGGGCGCCATCATCGAGAACGTGCTCACGCCCGAGCAATTCGCCCGCAACGTCAAGACCGTGCCGGGCAGCGACGAACTGGTGGAGTTCGCCATCCGCCTGCCAGGCAAGAGCGACGAACACCCGGTGTGGCTGCCGATCGATGCCAAGTACCCGGTGGAGCAATACCAGCGCCTGCTGGATGCGCAGGACGCTGCCGACAAGGCCGCCATCGCCTCGGCCGGCAACGCCTTCGAGACCTCGGTCCGGCTCGAAGCCAGGAAAATCTTCGCCAAATATGTCTCGCCGCCCCACACCACGGACTTTGCCGTGCTCTACCTGCCCACCGAAAGCCTGTTTGCCGAGGTGATGCGCCGCCCCGGCCTGGTCGAAGCCGTGCAAAACGAATGCCGCGTGATGATCACCGGCCCGGCCAACCTGGCGGCCATGCTCAACAGCCTGCAAATGGGCTTCAGGACGCTGGCGATCGAAAAGCGCTCGTCCGAAGTGTGGAGCCTGCTGGGCAGCGTGAAAACCGAGTTCGCCAAATTTGGCGAGGCGGTCGAGGCCACGAAGAAATCGATAGACACCGCCGCCAAGAAGTTTGACGAGGTGGGCGTGCGCACGCGCGCGATACAGCGCCGGCTGCGCGCCGTGCAGGACCTGCCCGCACCCGGCGCCGACCTGGCGCTGGCCACGGCAGCCCTGCCCGTGCCCGAGGACGAACTGCCGTGA
- a CDS encoding MFS transporter: MNRALARLIAGQICVHACMTGMRMAAPLLALRQGHSAAAVGLLLALFALMQVVLALPAGRYVDRHGLKRPIGYAVVVACLGAWLALLWPIFAVLCLAALMTGGATGAAIIALQRHVGRTAAHDATQLKQVFSWLAIGPAVSNFVGPFLAGQLIDHAGSAGIDGFRAAFALMAVLPLLTWFWVRNAVELPPVIAAAGPPQRAWDLMNELPFRRLLLVNWILASCWDVHTFAVPLLGHERGMSASVIGSILGAFAIAAAVIRLLMLLVAERLRERVVVAGAMLVTALLFAVYPLLGTALGMGLCSVLLGFALGSVQPMVMSLLHQITPAHRHGEALGLRLMVINASSVFMPMLFGSAGTVIGVGGLFWVIGAAVGGGAWLAGRMDEREPGKPV; encoded by the coding sequence GTGAACCGGGCGCTGGCCCGGTTGATCGCCGGCCAGATCTGCGTGCACGCATGCATGACGGGGATGCGCATGGCCGCCCCGCTGCTGGCGCTGCGCCAGGGCCACAGCGCGGCGGCGGTGGGGCTGCTGCTGGCGCTGTTCGCGCTCATGCAGGTGGTCCTGGCGCTGCCCGCAGGGCGCTATGTCGACCGCCATGGCCTCAAGCGCCCGATCGGCTATGCCGTGGTGGTGGCCTGCCTGGGGGCCTGGCTGGCGCTGCTGTGGCCGATCTTTGCGGTGCTGTGCCTGGCGGCGCTGATGACCGGCGGCGCCACCGGAGCCGCCATCATTGCATTGCAGCGCCATGTGGGCCGCACCGCCGCCCATGACGCGACGCAGCTCAAGCAGGTCTTCAGTTGGCTGGCCATCGGGCCGGCGGTGTCCAACTTCGTCGGCCCCTTCCTGGCCGGACAGTTGATAGACCACGCCGGCAGCGCCGGCATCGATGGCTTCCGCGCCGCCTTCGCGCTGATGGCCGTGCTGCCGCTGCTCACCTGGTTCTGGGTGCGCAACGCGGTGGAACTGCCGCCGGTGATTGCCGCCGCAGGCCCGCCGCAGCGCGCCTGGGACCTGATGAACGAGCTGCCGTTTCGCCGCCTGCTGCTGGTCAACTGGATACTGGCCTCCTGCTGGGACGTGCACACCTTCGCGGTGCCGCTGCTCGGGCATGAGCGGGGCATGTCGGCATCGGTCATCGGCAGCATCCTCGGGGCCTTTGCGATTGCCGCCGCCGTGATCCGGCTGCTGATGCTGCTGGTGGCCGAGCGCTTGCGCGAGCGGGTGGTGGTGGCCGGCGCGATGCTGGTCACGGCGCTGCTGTTTGCCGTCTACCCCCTGCTGGGCACCGCGCTGGGCATGGGGCTGTGCTCGGTGCTGCTGGGCTTTGCGCTGGGCTCGGTGCAGCCGATGGTGATGAGCCTGCTGCACCAGATCACGCCGGCGCACCGCCATGGCGAGGCGCTGGGCCTGCGCCTGATGGTCATCAACGCCTCCAGCGTGTTCATGCCCATGCTGTTTGGCTCGGCGGGCACGGTGATCGGCGTCGGCGGCCTCTTTTGGGTGATCGGGGCCGCCGTGGGCGGGGGTGCGTGGCTGGCCGGGCGCATGGATGAACGCGAGCCGGGCAAGCCGGTGTAG
- a CDS encoding aldolase yields MAHTLHALAGSGRSAPRPEPSASNLDSDAVAQTRIELAACFQAAARHGFDEGICNHFSALLPGRDDLFLVNPYGYAFSEITAERLLICDLDGHVLAGQGQPEATAFFIHARLHRARPALRAAFHTHMPHATALSMLEGAPLLWAGQTALKFYGRIAVDEDYNGLALDAAEGDRIAAALGTADVLFLKNHGVMVTGPDIAQAWDDLYYLERAAQVQLKAMASGRALKPVAPDVAQRTCEQMRAGDAQSARAHLDSLLRTLRGHS; encoded by the coding sequence ATGGCGCACACCCTGCACGCTTTGGCCGGATCGGGCCGATCAGCCCCCCGCCCGGAACCATCGGCATCGAACCTGGACAGCGACGCCGTGGCGCAGACCAGAATCGAGCTGGCCGCCTGCTTTCAGGCCGCCGCGCGCCACGGCTTCGACGAGGGCATCTGCAACCACTTCTCGGCGCTGCTGCCCGGGCGCGACGACCTGTTTCTGGTCAACCCCTACGGCTACGCATTCAGCGAAATCACGGCCGAGCGGCTGCTGATCTGCGACCTCGACGGCCATGTCCTGGCCGGACAGGGACAGCCCGAAGCCACGGCCTTTTTCATCCATGCCAGGCTGCACCGGGCGCGCCCTGCGCTGCGTGCCGCCTTCCATACCCACATGCCGCACGCCACGGCGCTGAGCATGCTGGAAGGCGCGCCACTGCTCTGGGCCGGGCAAACCGCATTGAAGTTCTATGGCCGTATTGCGGTCGACGAGGACTACAACGGCCTGGCGCTCGATGCGGCCGAAGGCGACCGCATCGCCGCAGCACTGGGAACGGCGGATGTGCTGTTCCTGAAGAACCACGGCGTGATGGTCACCGGCCCCGACATTGCCCAAGCCTGGGACGACCTGTATTACCTGGAGCGCGCCGCCCAAGTGCAGCTCAAGGCCATGGCCAGCGGCCGGGCGCTCAAACCCGTCGCCCCGGACGTGGCGCAGCGCACCTGCGAGCAAATGCGCGCCGGCGACGCACAAAGCGCACGCGCGCATCTGGACAGCCTGCTGCGGACATTGCGCGGGCACAGCTAG
- a CDS encoding MFS transporter — MSTAPVSPTRVSAAARLERLPFSGYHKLIFFIIAIAFFFDSVDLGMMTFVLGSIKAEFGLSNAATGLVASASFFGMALGAAAAGLLADRFGRRPVFQWSMVLWGAASYLCSTAQSVDALIAYRVLLGIGMGMEFPIAQTLLSEFVPTAKRGRLIALMDGFWPLGFITAGIFAYFVLPQFGWRTVFALLAIPAVFVLAVRRFVPESPRWLEHAGRLAQADAVMQRIEAKVMHSAGVTTLPPPSALVGAMPARRQDALREICSGVYRRRTTMVWLLWFFALLGFYGLTSWLGALLQQAGFALTQSVLYTVLISLGGVPGFLCAAWLVESWGRKPTCIAALIGGAVMAYAYGQSALYGGSIGLLIGTGLAMQFFLFGMWAVLYTYTPELYGTGVRATGSGLASAVGRVGSLIGPYAVGVVLPTFGQGGVFTLGAMSFGVAAFAVWLLGIETKGVTLEALSSAAEPDAAAP, encoded by the coding sequence GTGTCGACCGCCCCTGTCTCCCCCACGCGCGTCAGCGCCGCCGCCCGGCTCGAACGCCTGCCGTTTTCCGGGTACCACAAGCTGATTTTCTTCATCATCGCGATCGCGTTTTTCTTCGACTCGGTGGACCTGGGCATGATGACCTTCGTGCTGGGGTCGATCAAAGCAGAGTTCGGCTTGTCGAATGCGGCGACCGGCCTCGTTGCCAGCGCGAGCTTCTTCGGAATGGCGCTTGGCGCGGCGGCTGCGGGCCTGCTTGCCGACCGGTTCGGACGCCGGCCGGTGTTCCAATGGAGCATGGTGCTGTGGGGCGCAGCCTCGTATCTTTGCTCGACCGCGCAAAGCGTCGATGCGCTGATCGCCTACCGCGTGCTGCTCGGCATCGGCATGGGCATGGAGTTTCCGATCGCGCAGACCTTGCTGTCCGAGTTCGTTCCCACCGCAAAACGCGGCCGCCTGATTGCGCTGATGGACGGTTTTTGGCCGCTCGGCTTCATCACCGCAGGGATTTTTGCCTACTTCGTGTTGCCGCAATTTGGCTGGCGCACGGTGTTCGCGTTGCTCGCGATTCCGGCGGTGTTCGTGCTGGCCGTGCGGCGCTTCGTGCCGGAGTCGCCGCGCTGGCTCGAACACGCCGGTCGGCTTGCGCAGGCGGACGCGGTGATGCAGCGCATCGAGGCCAAGGTCATGCACTCGGCGGGCGTCACGACGCTGCCGCCCCCATCGGCGCTGGTCGGCGCCATGCCGGCGCGCCGGCAAGATGCACTGCGCGAGATCTGCAGTGGCGTGTATCGGCGCCGCACGACGATGGTCTGGCTGCTGTGGTTCTTTGCCCTGCTCGGCTTCTACGGTCTGACATCGTGGCTCGGCGCCTTGCTGCAACAGGCCGGCTTTGCCCTCACGCAATCGGTGCTCTACACCGTGCTGATCTCGCTCGGCGGCGTGCCGGGTTTCCTGTGCGCGGCATGGCTCGTCGAAAGCTGGGGGCGCAAGCCCACCTGTATCGCGGCGCTGATTGGCGGCGCCGTGATGGCCTATGCGTATGGCCAGAGCGCGCTGTACGGCGGCAGCATCGGGTTGCTGATCGGCACCGGCCTGGCGATGCAGTTTTTCCTGTTCGGCATGTGGGCGGTGCTGTACACCTACACGCCGGAGTTGTACGGCACCGGCGTGCGCGCCACCGGCTCCGGCCTTGCGTCGGCGGTGGGCCGGGTCGGCTCGCTGATCGGCCCCTACGCGGTCGGCGTCGTACTGCCGACATTCGGCCAAGGCGGCGTCTTCACGCTGGGCGCAATGTCGTTCGGGGTGGCCGCATTCGCGGTGTGGCTGCTCGGAATCGAGACCAAGGGCGTCACGCTGGAAGCACTGTCTTCGGCCGCAGAGCCGGACGCTGCGGCACCATGA
- a CDS encoding SDR family NAD(P)-dependent oxidoreductase, with translation MILDRFKLHGKTAVVTGAAQGIGQACAQALAEAGASVVLTDMQAEPLGAATRLLRAQGHPVDQQLLDVSDAGQVEAAHAAIIERHGTVDILVNNAGIAISNHPAETMSDEVWNKVIDVNLNGTFRCCRAFGAAMLRQGRGSIVNIGSMSGFIVNRPQEQANYNASKAAVHHLTRSLAAEWGARGVRVNAVAPTYIQTQMNRYASDDPQLLRHWIGGTPMNRMGRPDEVAAVVLFLASDASSLMTGAIVLADGGYVCW, from the coding sequence ATGATTCTCGACCGATTCAAACTCCATGGAAAAACCGCCGTGGTCACCGGCGCAGCACAAGGCATAGGCCAGGCCTGCGCGCAGGCCCTGGCCGAGGCCGGTGCCAGCGTGGTGCTGACCGACATGCAAGCAGAGCCCCTCGGCGCCGCCACCCGGCTCTTGCGCGCGCAAGGCCACCCTGTGGACCAGCAACTGCTCGACGTGAGCGATGCCGGGCAAGTCGAGGCCGCCCACGCCGCCATCATCGAGCGCCACGGCACGGTCGACATCCTGGTCAACAACGCCGGCATTGCCATCTCCAACCATCCGGCCGAGACCATGTCCGACGAGGTCTGGAACAAAGTGATCGATGTCAACCTGAACGGCACCTTCCGGTGCTGCCGTGCGTTCGGCGCTGCGATGCTCCGGCAAGGCCGCGGCAGCATCGTGAACATCGGCTCGATGTCGGGCTTCATCGTGAACCGCCCGCAGGAGCAGGCCAATTACAACGCCTCCAAAGCTGCGGTGCACCACCTGACACGCTCACTGGCCGCCGAGTGGGGGGCACGCGGCGTGCGCGTGAATGCGGTCGCGCCCACTTACATTCAAACGCAGATGAACCGCTACGCCAGCGACGACCCGCAATTGCTGCGCCACTGGATAGGCGGCACGCCGATGAACCGCATGGGCCGCCCGGACGAAGTGGCCGCCGTGGTGCTGTTTCTGGCCAGCGATGCCTCCAGCCTGATGACCGGCGCTATCGTGCTGGCCGATGGCGGCTACGTCTGTTGGTAG
- a CDS encoding HAD family hydrolase, with protein sequence MSTAAVLFDLDGTLAVSEETHQRAIDDVLRALGIEKPAGFDQQVMGLTMRATFEALRQQTTLALSYTQLSAAKHQAFLARIDELHWRAGAREAMQAAQDSGHQIAVVTNSDRIVLDASLRALGISRPDLITVSRNDVREGKPEPEPYLRAAWLLRRHAEHCVVVEDSHAGASAGLRAGMRVIGWPHAATGRMQFPEGVCRADSHALWPALKSQLDQV encoded by the coding sequence ATGAGCACAGCAGCCGTTTTGTTTGATCTGGATGGAACACTGGCCGTCAGTGAAGAAACCCACCAACGGGCCATCGATGATGTGCTGCGCGCACTTGGAATCGAAAAGCCTGCGGGTTTCGACCAGCAGGTGATGGGCCTGACCATGCGCGCCACGTTCGAGGCCCTGCGGCAGCAAACCACGCTGGCCCTGAGCTACACGCAACTGTCGGCCGCGAAACACCAGGCCTTTCTGGCCCGTATCGACGAACTGCACTGGCGCGCAGGCGCGCGCGAAGCCATGCAGGCGGCGCAGGACAGCGGCCACCAGATCGCGGTAGTCACCAACTCCGACCGGATCGTGCTCGATGCCAGCCTGCGCGCCCTGGGCATCAGCCGACCCGACCTGATCACCGTGTCACGCAACGACGTGCGCGAGGGCAAGCCCGAGCCCGAACCCTATCTGCGCGCCGCCTGGTTGCTGAGGCGGCACGCCGAGCACTGCGTGGTGGTGGAAGACAGCCACGCCGGGGCCAGCGCGGGCCTGCGTGCCGGCATGCGCGTCATTGGCTGGCCGCATGCGGCCACGGGCCGCATGCAGTTTCCCGAAGGGGTTTGCCGCGCCGACAGCCATGCGCTGTGGCCGGCACTCAAAAGCCAGCTCGATCAAGTGTAA